Within Ipomoea triloba cultivar NCNSP0323 chromosome 9, ASM357664v1, the genomic segment AATAAATACTGGACATATGTTTggtacaataaaaataatgtttcatTGTACGatgtttcattttacattttacaTTTCTGCATTATACATTTTGGTTGGCTCTTGTCCTCTCATTTCAAGCACAGCACCGACCCCGCTTGACAGCAGAGACGTCGTCCTTGTTCCCAACGTTGATGATTTGTCCCTTGGGCAAATTGGCCGGATTACTGCCGCCGGCGTCGAGGGCTCTTCGGCTAATCATTCGGTATATCTGAGAAAGCACCTCGGAGAAGGCATTTTCTACGTTAATTGCCTCGAGAGCTGACGTTTCCATGAAGAACGTGTTCTCCCTCTCCGCAAACACCTTTGAATCGTCGGTCGTAACGGCCCGCAGGTGACGGAGATCTGCCTTGTTTCCGACCAACATGAGGACGATGTGTTGATCGGTGTGTTCCCGGAGCTCCTTTAGCCACCGTACCAAACTCTCAAATGTTACCCGCCGCGTCATATCGTAAACCAGTAAAGCTCCGAGGGCTCCCCGATAATATGCGCTCGTTATTGCACGATACCTAAATCACCATACATGCATTTCATCgtttagaaaacaaaaataaacttTGAGGTTAGGGATTCAACTTTTCCGAgcaaagaaaaccaaaaaaaaaagaaagaaaaagaaaaaagaaggatCAAGGTCACCTTTCTTGACCGGCGGTGTCCCATATTTGAGCTTTAATGACCTTTTTGTCGACTTCAATGGTGCGAGTGGCGAATTCGACTCCAATAGTGGATTTGGAGTCTTGATTGAACTCATTATGTGTGAAACGTGAAAGTAAATTGGATTTTCCCACCGCAGAATCCCCTATTAGTACTACTTTAAATAGATAATCGTAATCTTCATCTGAGGTGGGAcccataatttattttctaactTTAACCCAGGTAGGGATGATAGATATTAGTAAGG encodes:
- the LOC116030919 gene encoding ras-related protein RABA1f-like, producing MGPTSDEDYDYLFKVVLIGDSAVGKSNLLSRFTHNEFNQDSKSTIGVEFATRTIEVDKKVIKAQIWDTAGQERYRAITSAYYRGALGALLVYDMTRRVTFESLVRWLKELREHTDQHIVLMLVGNKADLRHLRAVTTDDSKVFAERENTFFMETSALEAINVENAFSEVLSQIYRMISRRALDAGGSNPANLPKGQIINVGNKDDVSAVKRGRCCA